The Numenius arquata chromosome 7, bNumArq3.hap1.1, whole genome shotgun sequence genome has a window encoding:
- the TSTD1 gene encoding thiosulfate:glutathione sulfurtransferase, with product MGAGGWGWRRAARALWAAGGGWWRAAAPGPGAAGAASRCLCTGEAPSLSYQQLKDLKKTNVLHIDVRERWEVDKVGKIPASINIPLGELVEALQMDPTEFKEQYNQKMPAKSDPVVFSCFAGKRSKQALAFATSLGFSRVQQYAGGFEDWVKHEPPEKK from the exons ATGGGGGCcggaggctggggctggaggcggGCGGCCCGGGCCCTGTGGGCGGCCGGCGGTGGCTGGTGGCGGGCGGCAGCGCCCG gtcccggggcggcgggggctgccagCCGCTGCCTCTGCACCGGCGAGGCGCCCAGCCTTTCCTACCAGCAGCTCAAGGACTTGAAGAAGACCAATGTCCTCCACATAGACGTGCGGGAGAGGTGGGAGGTCGACAAGGTCGGAAAAATCCCGGCGTCCATCAACATACCTC TGGGTGAATTAGTGGAAGCTCTGCAAATGGACCCAACGGAGTTCAAGGAGCAGTACAATCAGAAGATGCCAGCCAAGTCAGACCCTGTGGTTTTCTCCTGCTTCGCAGGAAAGAGAAGTAAACAAGCACTGGCTTTTGCCACGTCCTTGGGTTTCAGCAG AGTTCAGCAATATGCTGGTGGCTTTGAGgattgggtaaaacatgagcctCCAGAGAAGAAATGA